Proteins encoded in a region of the Halosimplex halophilum genome:
- a CDS encoding dihydrofolate reductase, which yields MELISVAAVAENGVIGRDDEVPWDLPADKEQYRARVAGHPTVYGRRTYEMFSDPPGSAHVVLSRTERRYDRENAHHAASVAEAVEILESLGADRAYVLGGAGIYALFQPHLDRMVLTRVPGEYEGDTYYPEWDEADWRLVETDEYENFTVETWERRGEDEE from the coding sequence ATGGAGCTGATATCGGTCGCCGCGGTCGCCGAGAACGGCGTCATCGGGCGCGACGACGAGGTGCCCTGGGACCTCCCCGCGGACAAGGAGCAGTACCGCGCGCGCGTCGCCGGCCACCCGACCGTCTACGGGCGACGCACCTACGAGATGTTCTCGGACCCGCCGGGGTCGGCGCACGTCGTCCTCAGCCGGACGGAGCGGAGATACGACCGCGAGAACGCGCATCACGCCGCCTCCGTCGCGGAGGCCGTCGAAATCCTCGAATCGCTGGGGGCCGACCGCGCCTACGTCCTCGGCGGCGCCGGCATCTACGCCCTGTTCCAGCCCCACCTCGACCGGATGGTCCTGACGCGGGTCCCCGGCGAGTACGAGGGCGACACCTACTACCCCGAGTGGGACGAGGCCGACTGGCGGCTGGTCGAGACCGACGAGTACGAGAACTTCACCGTCGAGACGTGGGAGCGACGAGGGGAAGACGAGGAGTAG
- the hisI gene encoding phosphoribosyl-AMP cyclohydrolase, with translation MSDVDLAFDENERLPAVAQDADTGEVLMLAYVTPEAVERSRETGLAHYYSRSREELWKKGGSSGHVQEIEEIRVDCDGDALLYLVDQTGGACHTGYESCFHRTVDGETVGEQVFDPDEVYE, from the coding sequence ATGAGCGACGTCGACCTGGCGTTCGACGAGAACGAGCGCCTCCCCGCGGTCGCGCAGGACGCCGACACGGGCGAGGTGCTCATGCTCGCGTACGTCACCCCCGAGGCCGTCGAGCGCAGCCGCGAGACGGGGCTGGCCCACTACTACTCGCGCAGTCGCGAGGAACTCTGGAAGAAGGGCGGCTCCAGCGGCCACGTCCAGGAGATCGAGGAGATCCGCGTCGACTGCGACGGCGACGCGCTCCTGTATCTCGTCGACCAGACGGGCGGGGCCTGCCACACCGGCTACGAGTCGTGTTTCCACCGCACCGTCGACGGCGAGACCGTCGGCGAACAGGTGTTCGACCCCGACGAAGTCTACGAGTGA
- the fer gene encoding ferredoxin Fer: MPTVEYLNYEVLDDKGWDMYDDETFEKAADADLDDEDYGTLEVNEGEYILEAAEAQGYDWPFSCRAGACANCAAIAVEGDIDMDMQQILSDEEVEEKNVRLTCIGSAATDEVKIVYNAKHLDYLQNRVI, from the coding sequence ATGCCCACCGTAGAGTACCTGAATTACGAAGTACTGGACGACAAGGGTTGGGACATGTACGACGACGAGACCTTCGAGAAGGCCGCCGATGCCGACCTCGACGACGAGGACTACGGCACACTCGAGGTCAACGAGGGCGAGTACATCCTCGAGGCCGCCGAGGCCCAGGGCTACGACTGGCCCTTCTCGTGTCGCGCCGGCGCGTGTGCCAACTGCGCCGCCATCGCCGTCGAGGGCGACATCGACATGGACATGCAGCAGATCCTCTCCGACGAAGAGGTGGAGGAGAAGAACGTCCGCCTGACCTGCATCGGCAGCGCCGCGACCGACGAGGTCAAGATCGTCTACAACGCCAAGCACCTCGACTACCTGCAGAACCGCGTCATATAA
- the hisA gene encoding 1-(5-phosphoribosyl)-5-[(5-phosphoribosylamino)methylideneamino]imidazole-4-carboxamide isomerase gives MFPEFEVVPAVDVQDGQVVQLVGGERGTGKAYGDPVEAAEGWVEQGADTLHLVDLDGAFEGERANAAAIEAVVDAVDVETQLGGGIRTVEDATGLLDAGVDRVILGTAAVETPDIVAEISEDYPGTVLVSLDAKDGEVVVSGWTEGTGLDPAEAAARYEDLGAGGILFTDVDVEGQLDGVRTEPVERVVEAVDIPVVASGGVATLEDVRALKDAGAAAVVVGSALYEGEFTLEEAIEGVQQR, from the coding sequence ATGTTCCCCGAGTTCGAGGTCGTGCCCGCCGTGGACGTACAGGACGGGCAGGTCGTCCAGCTGGTCGGCGGCGAGCGCGGTACCGGGAAGGCCTACGGCGACCCCGTCGAGGCCGCCGAGGGGTGGGTCGAACAGGGCGCGGACACCTTGCACCTCGTCGACCTGGACGGCGCCTTCGAGGGCGAGCGCGCGAACGCCGCGGCCATCGAGGCCGTCGTCGACGCCGTCGATGTCGAGACGCAACTGGGCGGCGGCATCCGCACCGTCGAGGACGCCACGGGCCTGCTAGACGCCGGGGTCGACCGGGTGATCCTCGGCACCGCCGCCGTCGAGACCCCCGACATCGTCGCCGAGATCAGCGAGGACTACCCCGGGACGGTCCTCGTCAGCCTCGACGCGAAGGACGGCGAGGTCGTCGTCTCCGGGTGGACCGAGGGGACGGGGCTGGACCCAGCCGAGGCCGCCGCCCGCTACGAGGATCTGGGCGCCGGCGGGATCCTCTTCACCGACGTGGACGTGGAAGGGCAACTGGACGGGGTCCGGACCGAGCCCGTCGAGCGGGTGGTCGAGGCGGTGGACATCCCGGTGGTCGCCAGCGGCGGCGTCGCGACCCTGGAGGACGTGCGCGCGCTGAAGGACGCGGGCGCCGCCGCGGTCGTCGTCGGGAGCGCGCTCTACGAGGGGGAGTTCACGCTCGAAGAGGCGATTGAGGGAGTTCAACAGAGATAG
- the ilvA gene encoding threonine ammonia-lyase, translating into MIELADVLDARERVAATARHTPLDYSHTFSAMTGADVHLKLETFQRTGSFKIRGATNKIATLSDEQQDAGVVTASAGNHAQGVALAATRIGVDSKIVMPEHAPVSKVKATRNYGAEVVLHGADYDEAAEKAHEIEREEGRVYVHAFDDPMVMAGQGTIGLEVLEDLPEVETLVVPIGGGGLISGIATAVKAKNPDARVVGVQAEGASSVADSLQKGQIVERDSVDTIADGIATRKVGTRTFEVIRERVDEVVTVTDDETAVALTTLLERGKTLVEGAGAVPLAALLEGKFDYEDDEVVVPCLCGGNIDLNVLTTVIMRGLVETGRYLRIRTTLKDRPGELERLVEVISDARANIHAIEHDRAGKDVAMNAAEVELDLETKGPDHADALLEALREEGYEVDVLV; encoded by the coding sequence ATGATCGAACTCGCGGACGTGCTCGACGCGCGCGAGCGGGTCGCGGCGACCGCCCGGCACACGCCGCTGGACTACTCCCACACGTTCTCGGCGATGACCGGCGCCGACGTGCACCTGAAACTGGAGACGTTCCAGCGGACCGGCTCGTTCAAGATCCGCGGCGCGACCAACAAGATCGCGACGCTCTCCGACGAACAGCAGGACGCCGGCGTCGTCACCGCCTCGGCCGGCAACCACGCCCAGGGCGTCGCGCTCGCGGCCACCCGCATCGGCGTCGACTCGAAGATCGTCATGCCCGAGCACGCCCCCGTCTCGAAGGTCAAGGCCACCCGCAACTACGGCGCGGAGGTCGTCCTCCACGGCGCCGACTACGACGAGGCCGCCGAGAAGGCCCACGAGATCGAGCGCGAGGAGGGCCGCGTCTACGTCCACGCCTTCGACGACCCGATGGTGATGGCCGGCCAGGGCACCATCGGTCTGGAGGTTCTCGAAGACCTCCCCGAGGTCGAGACGCTCGTCGTCCCCATCGGCGGCGGCGGGCTCATCTCCGGTATCGCCACCGCGGTCAAGGCGAAAAACCCCGACGCCCGGGTCGTCGGCGTCCAGGCGGAGGGGGCCTCCAGCGTCGCCGACTCCCTGCAGAAGGGCCAGATCGTCGAACGCGACAGCGTCGACACCATCGCCGACGGCATCGCCACCCGGAAGGTCGGCACGCGGACCTTCGAGGTGATCCGCGAGCGCGTCGACGAGGTCGTCACCGTCACAGACGACGAGACCGCGGTCGCGCTCACCACGCTGCTGGAGCGAGGGAAGACCCTCGTCGAGGGCGCCGGCGCGGTGCCGCTGGCGGCCCTGCTGGAGGGCAAGTTCGACTACGAGGACGACGAGGTGGTCGTCCCCTGTCTCTGCGGCGGCAACATCGACCTGAACGTCCTCACCACGGTCATCATGCGCGGACTCGTCGAGACCGGCCGCTATCTCCGGATCCGGACCACGCTCAAGGACCGGCCGGGCGAACTCGAACGGCTCGTCGAGGTCATCAGCGACGCCCGCGCGAACATCCACGCCATCGAGCACGACCGCGCCGGCAAGGACGTGGCCATGAACGCCGCCGAGGTGGAGCTGGACCTGGAGACGAAGGGGCCGGACCACGCCGACGCGCTGCTGGAAGCGTTGCGCGAAGAGGGCTACGAGGTCGACGTGCTGGTCTGA
- a CDS encoding prepilin peptidase, with product MLDWLGTVLTESSPPDLLRLAAVPVFAWAAYRDVRTRRVPNATWLPLALLGIALLAWDVSRVSAGDLPGGLVARERFYLRVALSLGMVGSIGYLFYWFGGFGGADAKALIVLAVLFPTFPTYYLPAESLPLTRTTVGVFSLTVLSNTVLVGAAYPVAVTLRNAVSGHLAPIMFIGRPIRAEEATAEYGSLLQTPDGFTRGGLDLDALRMYLRWRGATLAALREDPERYRDPASLPDDPDPPGDGSIPESGELATESDGGAAEGDDGAAADGGRGSEASGGDGSATDGRDDGEPAADGGGDYDDPWGAGAFLDDIEGSAYGTTPEGLRDGLDVLTEEDVVWISPGMPFIVPMFVALVVSLVYGDLFFQLVSVLV from the coding sequence GTGCTCGACTGGCTGGGAACCGTCCTGACGGAGAGCTCGCCGCCGGACCTGCTGCGGCTGGCGGCCGTCCCCGTCTTCGCCTGGGCCGCCTACCGGGACGTGCGAACCCGGCGGGTGCCCAACGCCACGTGGCTGCCGCTGGCCCTGCTGGGGATCGCCCTGCTCGCGTGGGACGTCTCGCGGGTGTCGGCCGGCGACCTCCCCGGGGGGCTCGTCGCCCGCGAGCGGTTCTACCTCCGCGTCGCGCTCTCGCTCGGGATGGTCGGGTCCATCGGCTACCTCTTCTACTGGTTCGGCGGCTTCGGCGGCGCCGACGCGAAGGCGCTGATCGTCCTCGCCGTCCTCTTCCCGACCTTCCCGACCTACTACCTCCCCGCCGAGTCGCTGCCGCTGACCCGGACGACCGTCGGCGTCTTCTCGCTGACCGTCCTCTCGAACACGGTGCTCGTCGGCGCCGCCTACCCCGTCGCCGTCACGCTGCGCAACGCCGTCTCGGGCCACCTCGCGCCGATCATGTTCATCGGCAGACCGATCCGCGCCGAGGAGGCGACCGCCGAGTACGGCTCCCTGCTCCAGACGCCCGACGGCTTCACCCGCGGCGGCCTCGACCTGGACGCCCTCCGGATGTACCTGCGCTGGCGCGGGGCGACGCTGGCCGCCCTCCGCGAGGACCCGGAGCGGTACCGCGACCCCGCGAGCCTCCCCGACGACCCCGACCCGCCCGGCGACGGCTCGATCCCCGAGAGCGGTGAACTCGCGACCGAGAGCGACGGCGGGGCGGCCGAAGGCGACGACGGGGCGGCCGCCGACGGCGGCCGCGGGAGCGAAGCGAGCGGTGGCGACGGGTCGGCCACCGACGGGCGCGACGACGGCGAGCCGGCAGCCGACGGGGGTGGCGACTACGACGACCCCTGGGGCGCGGGGGCGTTCCTCGACGACATCGAGGGGTCGGCCTACGGGACGACCCCCGAGGGGCTGCGCGACGGCCTCGACGTGCTCACCGAGGAGGACGTGGTGTGGATCTCCCCGGGGATGCCCTTCATCGTCCCCATGTTCGTCGCCCTCGTCGTCAGCCTCGTCTACGGCGATCTCTTCTTCCAGCTCGTCTCCGTGCTCGTGTGA
- a CDS encoding gamma-glutamylcyclotransferase family protein, translated as MDVFVYGTLTDPERARTVLDDFEFRESAVLDGLRRVEGEYPTLAPGGSVEGRILRTDDIAALDRYEGVDSGLYVRVSVPLADDGADSDGSGEDATVETYVGDPERLDAPAEWPGEDGFAERVRRYVRRNDVTIRQRDGTFTDFDGYEGNESTDATANHDKWGIE; from the coding sequence ATGGACGTGTTCGTCTACGGGACGCTCACCGACCCCGAGCGCGCCCGGACGGTCTTGGACGACTTCGAGTTCCGCGAGTCGGCCGTGCTGGACGGGCTCCGCCGCGTCGAGGGGGAGTACCCGACGCTCGCCCCCGGCGGGTCCGTCGAGGGCCGGATCCTCCGGACCGACGACATCGCTGCGCTCGACCGCTACGAGGGCGTCGACAGCGGGCTGTACGTCCGCGTGTCGGTGCCGCTGGCGGACGACGGAGCGGACAGCGACGGGAGCGGCGAGGACGCGACCGTCGAGACCTACGTCGGCGACCCCGAGCGGCTGGACGCGCCCGCGGAGTGGCCCGGCGAAGACGGGTTCGCCGAGCGGGTTCGGCGGTACGTCCGGAGGAACGATGTGACCATCCGACAGCGAGACGGTACGTTCACCGATTTCGACGGGTACGAGGGGAACGAGTCGACCGACGCGACCGCGAACCACGACAAGTGGGGGATCGAGTAG
- a CDS encoding inorganic phosphate transporter encodes MVEALLLVGLAVAVFVGFNIGGSSTGVAFGPAVGSNTISKVTAAGLMTVFALLGGWTVGREVVDTLGSDIVTTTFTLEISIGVLFFIGLALFLSNVAGVPASTSMTAVGAMAGLGLARGTLNWAEMGQIVTWWLVSPVLAFWVSAVVGRYYYPRLVEWFAVTQTEGALLELDRSGGLPKPVLGPNTTRREFVGTLSVVGIGCYMAFSAGASNVANAVAPLVGSESVGMNPAILLGGGAIGLGAFTIARRTMDTVGNDLTDLPLLAALVVAAVSSTIVTGLSALGVPASFVIIATMSIVGLGWGRATRTVTLSEARKGDAPEVSVGALAADAPDAPTVGGEGGTPEPTDSPAIGDEESEDIPRAADLFEPETTARVIFLQNVVPGIATVASFLLFRFVPL; translated from the coding sequence ATGGTCGAGGCCCTCCTCCTCGTCGGGCTCGCGGTCGCCGTCTTCGTCGGGTTCAACATCGGGGGCTCCTCGACGGGGGTCGCCTTCGGCCCGGCCGTCGGGAGCAACACGATCTCGAAGGTGACGGCGGCGGGCCTGATGACGGTGTTCGCGCTGCTGGGCGGCTGGACCGTCGGCCGCGAGGTGGTCGACACGCTCGGCAGCGACATCGTCACGACGACGTTCACGCTGGAGATCAGCATCGGCGTCCTCTTTTTCATCGGGCTGGCGCTGTTCCTCTCGAACGTCGCCGGCGTCCCCGCCTCCACGTCGATGACGGCGGTCGGCGCGATGGCGGGACTGGGGCTGGCCCGCGGGACGCTCAACTGGGCGGAGATGGGCCAGATCGTCACCTGGTGGCTCGTCTCCCCGGTGCTGGCGTTCTGGGTCAGCGCCGTCGTCGGCCGCTACTACTACCCGCGGCTCGTCGAGTGGTTCGCGGTCACCCAGACCGAGGGAGCGCTCCTGGAACTCGACCGGTCGGGCGGCCTCCCGAAGCCGGTGCTGGGGCCGAACACGACCCGCCGGGAGTTCGTCGGGACGCTCTCGGTCGTCGGCATCGGCTGTTACATGGCCTTCTCGGCGGGCGCCTCGAACGTCGCCAACGCCGTCGCGCCGCTGGTCGGCAGCGAGTCCGTCGGGATGAACCCCGCCATCCTGCTCGGCGGGGGCGCCATCGGCCTCGGCGCCTTCACCATCGCCCGCCGGACGATGGACACCGTCGGCAACGACCTGACCGACCTGCCGCTGCTCGCGGCGCTGGTCGTCGCCGCGGTCAGCTCGACTATCGTCACCGGCCTCTCGGCGCTGGGCGTGCCCGCGAGCTTCGTCATCATCGCGACGATGAGCATCGTCGGCCTCGGCTGGGGCCGGGCGACCCGGACGGTCACGCTCTCCGAGGCCCGGAAGGGCGACGCCCCGGAGGTCTCGGTCGGCGCGCTCGCGGCCGACGCGCCCGACGCCCCCACCGTCGGCGGCGAGGGCGGGACGCCCGAGCCGACGGACTCGCCGGCCATCGGCGACGAGGAGAGCGAGGACATCCCACGGGCCGCGGATCTGTTCGAGCCCGAGACCACCGCCCGGGTCATCTTCCTCCAGAACGTCGTCCCCGGGATCGCGACCGTCGCCTCGTTCCTGCTCTTCCGGTTCGTCCCGCTGTGA
- a CDS encoding TrmB family transcriptional regulator, which translates to MSESRIRDHLGAFGLSATEVETYLAVLRRGEATTGEVAAAADVSQGYVYDVAETLVDRGLVTVDEGASPTVLRARPAAEAVAELSTRVSDLQSAIADVYSEPAAADVGFEVVRSRRTVERRAERFLADATHEAFVVVPATAFASVRDAMAAAVDRGVFVYCMLLAPDTDVVADAVDDFGRYAHVVRTWEARPQVFVLRDARAGLVGSHGVLTGRHGDEYAVTFGQPEVANGFYGNMVSNVWPMGQVRHVSEPPELPATFEYFRNGVTTAAQHLAADRELVADLTVADTGGDHELDFEGVPVREASQTLVPPVTSSFPVENALVVETDSGPVSVGGDSPGFDPYFEDFAARRVTLRAA; encoded by the coding sequence ATGAGCGAATCGCGGATCAGGGACCACCTGGGGGCGTTCGGGCTGTCGGCGACGGAGGTGGAGACCTACCTGGCGGTCCTCCGCCGGGGGGAGGCGACGACGGGTGAGGTGGCGGCCGCGGCGGACGTGTCCCAGGGGTACGTCTACGACGTGGCGGAGACGCTGGTCGACCGCGGGCTGGTCACCGTCGACGAGGGCGCGAGCCCGACCGTGCTGCGCGCGCGGCCGGCCGCGGAGGCCGTCGCGGAGCTGTCGACGCGGGTGTCGGACCTGCAATCCGCGATCGCGGACGTGTACAGCGAGCCGGCGGCGGCCGACGTGGGATTCGAGGTGGTCCGCTCGCGGCGGACCGTCGAGCGCCGCGCCGAGCGCTTCCTCGCGGACGCGACCCACGAGGCGTTCGTCGTCGTCCCCGCGACGGCCTTCGCCAGCGTCAGGGACGCGATGGCCGCGGCGGTCGACCGTGGCGTCTTCGTCTACTGTATGCTCCTGGCGCCCGACACGGACGTTGTCGCCGACGCGGTCGACGACTTCGGCCGGTACGCCCACGTCGTCCGGACGTGGGAGGCCCGCCCGCAGGTGTTCGTCCTCCGGGACGCCCGCGCCGGGCTCGTCGGCTCCCACGGCGTCCTGACGGGCCGCCACGGCGACGAGTACGCCGTCACCTTCGGCCAACCCGAGGTCGCCAACGGCTTCTACGGCAACATGGTCAGCAACGTCTGGCCGATGGGGCAGGTCCGCCACGTCTCGGAGCCGCCCGAGCTGCCGGCCACCTTCGAGTACTTCCGCAACGGCGTCACGACCGCCGCCCAGCACCTGGCGGCCGACCGCGAGCTCGTCGCGGACCTGACCGTCGCCGACACCGGCGGCGACCACGAACTCGACTTCGAGGGCGTCCCCGTCCGCGAGGCCAGCCAGACGCTGGTCCCGCCGGTCACCAGCTCCTTCCCCGTCGAGAACGCACTCGTGGTCGAGACCGACAGCGGCCCGGTCAGCGTCGGCGGCGACTCGCCGGGCTTCGACCCCTACTTCGAGGACTTCGCCGCCCGGCGGGTCACGCTTCGGGCGGCGTAG
- a CDS encoding MATE family efflux transporter encodes MSAASARERVLAVWRRVLSLSWPMMVQHVFRTLMRTTDVVVTGLFSPAAVAAVGLADLYARFPLRIGLGLGSGAIALSSQDTGSAAVENRDQAVTQAVLLGLLSGVPFVAFGFLFGEQAIALLGAPADVASMGGTYLAVVFASAPARHVALVAARALQGTGDTRTPMYVDVTSSMLNIVGSLVLGLGLFGAPRLAIVGVGIATAVGNAFTAGVLSVAIWSDRTEASFARPRDLVIAKQLLAVSAPRIGEGLATTLAEFPFNALLLTFGTDVNAAYQIGRRMYQQVTSPLGRAYHTAASVVVGQSLGEGDVAAARFQGWATTALAVLTMGAIAVALFLGADWFVSLFTSDPPTAGYAVGFARAYAVAAPAIGAYLAISGSLQGGSDTRTPFVARTTGMFGFLLGFGYLSSVVLGWGVPGIYAAVALQQFWALAVVTWGFARGDWAEKAAAMMDERGSASGGDGDTEPPDPDPTD; translated from the coding sequence ATGTCGGCGGCGAGCGCCCGCGAGCGCGTGCTGGCGGTCTGGCGGCGAGTCCTCTCGCTGTCGTGGCCGATGATGGTCCAGCACGTCTTCCGCACGCTCATGCGGACGACCGACGTGGTCGTCACCGGCCTGTTCTCGCCGGCGGCGGTCGCGGCGGTCGGCCTCGCGGACCTGTACGCCCGCTTCCCGCTGCGGATCGGCCTCGGGCTCGGCAGCGGCGCCATCGCGCTGTCCAGCCAGGACACGGGGAGCGCGGCCGTCGAGAACCGCGACCAGGCGGTCACCCAGGCCGTCCTGCTGGGGCTGCTCTCGGGGGTCCCGTTCGTCGCCTTCGGCTTCCTGTTCGGCGAGCAGGCCATCGCGCTGCTCGGCGCGCCCGCCGACGTAGCGTCGATGGGCGGCACCTACCTCGCCGTCGTCTTCGCGAGCGCGCCGGCGCGACACGTCGCGCTGGTCGCCGCGCGTGCGCTCCAGGGCACCGGCGACACCCGGACGCCGATGTACGTCGACGTGACCTCCTCGATGCTCAACATCGTCGGCTCGCTCGTGCTGGGGCTGGGCCTGTTCGGCGCGCCCAGGCTCGCCATCGTCGGCGTCGGGATCGCGACCGCGGTCGGCAACGCGTTCACCGCGGGCGTCCTCTCCGTCGCCATCTGGAGCGACCGGACCGAGGCGTCGTTCGCCCGGCCGCGGGACCTCGTGATCGCCAAGCAGCTGCTGGCCGTCAGCGCCCCCCGGATCGGCGAGGGACTGGCGACGACGCTGGCCGAGTTCCCGTTCAACGCGCTGCTGCTGACGTTCGGGACGGACGTGAACGCCGCCTACCAGATCGGTCGGCGGATGTACCAGCAGGTCACCTCGCCGCTGGGGCGGGCCTACCACACCGCCGCCAGCGTCGTCGTCGGGCAGTCGCTGGGCGAGGGCGACGTGGCCGCCGCGCGCTTCCAGGGGTGGGCGACGACCGCCCTCGCGGTCCTGACGATGGGCGCCATCGCCGTCGCGCTCTTTCTCGGCGCCGACTGGTTCGTCTCGCTGTTCACGAGCGACCCGCCGACCGCGGGGTACGCGGTCGGGTTCGCCCGCGCCTACGCGGTGGCGGCGCCGGCCATCGGCGCCTACCTCGCTATCTCGGGGTCGCTCCAGGGCGGCAGCGACACCCGGACCCCCTTCGTCGCGCGGACGACCGGGATGTTCGGCTTCCTGCTCGGGTTCGGCTACCTCTCCAGCGTCGTCCTCGGGTGGGGCGTCCCCGGCATCTACGCCGCGGTCGCGCTCCAGCAGTTCTGGGCGCTGGCGGTCGTCACCTGGGGGTTCGCCCGCGGCGACTGGGCCGAGAAGGCCGCCGCGATGATGGACGAGCGCGGGAGCGCGAGCGGCGGCGACGGCGACACCGAGCCGCCGGACCCTGATCCGACCGACTGA
- a CDS encoding BolA family protein, with protein sequence MDLADIEALIEESIPDAEAAVTRARGADDDDHLAATVVSPAFADESLVDRHQMVYDALGDRMTTDIHALEVETYTPEEREE encoded by the coding sequence ATGGATCTCGCCGACATCGAGGCGCTCATCGAGGAGTCCATCCCCGACGCCGAGGCGGCCGTCACCCGCGCCCGCGGCGCCGACGACGACGACCACCTCGCCGCCACCGTCGTCTCGCCCGCCTTCGCCGACGAGTCGCTCGTCGACCGCCACCAGATGGTCTACGACGCCCTCGGCGACCGCATGACCACCGACATCCACGCCCTGGAGGTCGAGACCTACACACCCGAGGAACGCGAGGAGTAG
- a CDS encoding DUF7118 family protein, with translation MSDAAQSPADDPRAAADDLVADLREARDALQRARERVDEVGESELRTVADTYDDLTRLFDRYEEEVTGDGDFKTFIEFQSQIAAVVEEMPDDIRHQEVFEEVDDLLQQRRLTESDWAKVRSALEPVREDVRRIDDRDEARERYEDARFAVERRLDDFADRIEDLEDLQRLGDADLDAPTERLRDPIETYNDRVRDAFADFRSSASARDLLAFVAKTDAFPLVPFESPPADLREYVESHAAGEEPVGQLLEYAEYSKSKLDHYVDDPAALKRNVSTRRTYLRRLDAEPLTVDWPPVEAETLRFRARELTSVVARFADRVEEGEAVLVALREVRELPRETDYERLRNSAQARAQLGPEERERLASGDVADELEACRDATERLEDALEEYPRL, from the coding sequence ATGAGCGACGCCGCCCAGTCCCCGGCCGACGACCCCCGCGCCGCCGCCGACGACCTCGTCGCCGACCTGCGGGAGGCCCGCGACGCCCTCCAGCGCGCCCGCGAGCGCGTCGACGAGGTCGGCGAGTCCGAACTCCGGACCGTCGCCGACACGTACGACGACCTCACCCGGCTGTTCGACCGCTACGAGGAGGAGGTCACCGGCGACGGCGACTTCAAGACGTTCATCGAGTTCCAGAGCCAGATCGCCGCCGTCGTCGAGGAGATGCCCGACGACATCCGCCACCAGGAGGTCTTCGAGGAGGTCGACGACCTGCTCCAGCAGCGCCGGCTCACCGAGTCCGACTGGGCGAAGGTCCGCTCGGCGCTGGAGCCCGTCCGCGAGGACGTGCGCCGGATCGACGACCGCGACGAGGCCCGGGAACGCTACGAGGACGCCCGGTTCGCCGTCGAACGCCGCCTGGACGACTTCGCGGACCGGATCGAGGACCTGGAGGACCTGCAGCGCCTGGGCGACGCGGACCTCGACGCCCCGACCGAGCGGCTGCGCGACCCCATCGAGACCTACAACGACCGCGTCCGCGACGCGTTCGCCGACTTCCGCTCGTCGGCGAGCGCCCGCGACCTGCTGGCGTTCGTCGCCAAGACCGATGCCTTTCCGCTCGTGCCCTTCGAGTCGCCGCCCGCGGACCTCCGGGAGTACGTCGAGAGCCACGCCGCCGGCGAGGAGCCGGTCGGGCAACTGCTGGAGTACGCGGAGTACTCGAAGTCGAAGCTCGACCATTACGTCGACGACCCGGCGGCGCTGAAGCGCAACGTCTCGACCCGGCGGACCTACCTGCGGCGGCTGGACGCCGAGCCGCTGACCGTCGACTGGCCGCCCGTCGAGGCCGAGACGCTCCGGTTCCGGGCACGCGAACTGACCAGCGTCGTCGCGCGCTTCGCCGACCGCGTCGAGGAGGGGGAGGCGGTGCTCGTGGCGCTGCGCGAGGTGCGGGAGTTGCCCCGGGAGACGGACTACGAGCGGCTCCGCAACAGCGCGCAGGCCCGCGCCCAGCTGGGCCCCGAGGAGCGCGAGCGGCTGGCGAGCGGGGACGTGGCCGACGAACTGGAGGCGTGCCGCGACGCGACGGAACGGCTGGAGGACGCGCTGGAGGAGTACCCACGGCTTTGA